In Ornithorhynchus anatinus isolate Pmale09 chromosome 17, mOrnAna1.pri.v4, whole genome shotgun sequence, the following proteins share a genomic window:
- the ARL6 gene encoding ADP-ribosylation factor-like protein 6 isoform X2 has product MGLLDKLSSLLGLKKKEVHVLCLGLDNSGKTTIINKLKPSHAQTQDIVPTIGFSIEKFKTSSLSFTVFDMSGQGRYRNLWEHYYKEGQAIIFVIDSSDKLRMVVAREELETLLNHPDIKHRRIPILFFANKMDLRDAVTSVKVSQLLCLESIKDKPWHICASDAIKGEGLQEGVDWLQGH; this is encoded by the exons ATGGGACTCCTGGACAAGCTGTCCAGCTTGCTTGGCCTGAAGAAGAAAGAAGTTCATGTTTTGTGCCTGGGGTTAGATAACAGCGGCAAAACTACTATTATTAACAAACTTAAACCATCTCAT gCTCAAACCCAAGACATAGTTCCTACAATAGGATTCAGTATAGAGAAATTCAAGACATCCAG TTTGTCTTTCACGGTGTTTGACATGTCAGGTCAGGGAAGATATAGAAATCTTTGGGAACACTATTACAA GGAAGGCCAGGCTATTATTTTTGTCATAGATAGCAGTGATAAATTAAGAATGGTGGTGGCCAGAGAAGAACTTGAAACTCTTTTGAATCATCCAG ATATTAAGCATCGTCGAATACCTATTTTATTTTTTGCGAATAAGATGGATCTCAGAGATGCCGTGACATCTGTAAAAGTGTCTCAGTTGTTGTGTTTGGAAAGCATTAAAGATAAACCCTGGCATATTTG TGCGAGTGATGCTATTAAAGGAGAAGGATTACAAGAAGGAGTAGACTGGCTCCAAG GCCACTAG
- the ARL6 gene encoding ADP-ribosylation factor-like protein 6 isoform X1 produces MGLLDKLSSLLGLKKKEVHVLCLGLDNSGKTTIINKLKPSHAQTQDIVPTIGFSIEKFKTSSLSFTVFDMSGQGRYRNLWEHYYKEGQAIIFVIDSSDKLRMVVAREELETLLNHPDIKHRRIPILFFANKMDLRDAVTSVKVSQLLCLESIKDKPWHICASDAIKGEGLQEGVDWLQDQIQAVKT; encoded by the exons ATGGGACTCCTGGACAAGCTGTCCAGCTTGCTTGGCCTGAAGAAGAAAGAAGTTCATGTTTTGTGCCTGGGGTTAGATAACAGCGGCAAAACTACTATTATTAACAAACTTAAACCATCTCAT gCTCAAACCCAAGACATAGTTCCTACAATAGGATTCAGTATAGAGAAATTCAAGACATCCAG TTTGTCTTTCACGGTGTTTGACATGTCAGGTCAGGGAAGATATAGAAATCTTTGGGAACACTATTACAA GGAAGGCCAGGCTATTATTTTTGTCATAGATAGCAGTGATAAATTAAGAATGGTGGTGGCCAGAGAAGAACTTGAAACTCTTTTGAATCATCCAG ATATTAAGCATCGTCGAATACCTATTTTATTTTTTGCGAATAAGATGGATCTCAGAGATGCCGTGACATCTGTAAAAGTGTCTCAGTTGTTGTGTTTGGAAAGCATTAAAGATAAACCCTGGCATATTTG TGCGAGTGATGCTATTAAAGGAGAAGGATTACAAGAAGGAGTAGACTGGCTCCAAG ATCAGATTCAAGCAGTGAAGACATGA